A single region of the Vicia villosa cultivar HV-30 ecotype Madison, WI linkage group LG4, Vvil1.0, whole genome shotgun sequence genome encodes:
- the LOC131596756 gene encoding uncharacterized protein LOC131596756, with protein MEKKQSDEHDHFMNVIRRKRQFDARHHRMRVLRAKRAKGLAAMNKENACQTQPPADTISSHFRLPLSSISPNIPSSTITDRNTQQKTHNISTLNTLPSSLAKKRPRVVSVKNINNLGVNLRRRFDNQFMSGATASSSHTPNPDSSTNELFQDDSEGDEGSGNSSDACSSVSNYSNDEHEVGFDTDIEEVDVQRSGEYYDLGDPSCECQQCGANMWYMERKNKSRHSANPKFSMCCGEGKVQIPLLRQPPPVLQSLLFEQNESESKRFQQQIRLYNMMFAFTSPGAKMDNRFNNGRGPPNYRIQGQTCHRIGSMLPLPGEKARFAQLYIFDTEHEVQNRFDIFRKRDGVDINIVEKLSSMLYEHNVHAQSFKMARDRLSEGNVADLKLRLISDRQNDGRIYNQPTVSEVAALIVGDVDTAEKRDIIMQKQCGQLQRIDEYHTSYLGFQYPLLFPYGEDGYRPNIRHRNKGSTTVRNAETTTTVSEIDDVPWEDATKRNRLTIREWFAFRIQSRKNEAQTILRSRRLFQQFLVDGFTMMESERLRWLRKNQSKLRVGKYDHLADARTNGHTRGAATGKRVVLPSSYVGSRRFMDQLYFDGMAICSYVGFPDLFITFTCNPNWPEIQRVLSSTNLKASDRPDLITRIFKLKFDSLLSDLTKKSIMGKVLAYMYTIEFQKRGLPHAHILIFLHPSSKYPTPADIDRIISAEIPNKDTDEELYNLVKSHMIHGPCGNAFRNSTCMKEGKCSKYFPKDFRRDTIVDQDGYPVYRRRDNGHTVSKNGIEIDNRFVVPYNSKLLLKYRAHINMEWCNQSTSVKYLFKYINKGYDRITAAIVMNEDGSVSQHETVDEIKQYIDCRYVSPSEAAWRIYGFSIHGRKPAVERLHFHGEGQNSVFYTDVSPITKVLDKPSVTESMFTSWFEANKKYDEARQLTYSNFVSKFVYVKKKREWKPRQKGYTIGRLIWVPPTTGELYYLRMMLTHVKGPKSYDEIKTVNNVRYDTFRDACFAMGFIGDDREFIAAITEAFHWGSGHYLRLLFVHMLLSSSINRPKHVWSKTQHLLSDGILYSQQRIANNRDLRLTNEEILNLTLIEIEKLLQRSRKSLSDFPGMPKPHGYINEELGNNLIYEERNYDPAGQLQQFNTLYNNLTDEQRDVFKQILTAVDTQNGGVFFLYGYGGTGKTYMWRTLASYIRSRRQICLTVASSGIASLLLPGGRTAHSKFKIPIPTLESSTCDINKGSDRGNMLKLSKLIIWDEAPMCHKFCFEALDKTLRDIMGGTRSSDKIFGGKVIVFGGDFRQILPVIPRGSRSNIIHATINSSYIWDHCKVLKLTKNMRLQQSGTTISASELERFSNWILKVGDGKLAEPNDGYADIDIPADILISNFDDPLRAIFENTYPNFEAKFNNVAFLQSRAILAGTIETVDEINHYVLDNLPGDEKEYLSSDSVDTHDGDGNECFDVLTPEFLNGLRTSGLPNHRIRLKVNTPIMLLRNIDQAEGLCNGTRLIVTRLADHVIEAKIISGKNIGGIIYIARMDITPTQTPWPFRMTRRQFPITVCYAMTINKSQGQSLDHVGIYLPRSVFSHGQLYVAVSRVKSRKGLKILIHDKEKLPLTTTTNVVFKEVFENV; from the exons ATGGAAAAGAAACAAAGCGATGAGCATGATCACTTCATGAATGTTATCAGAAGAAAAAGGCAATTTGATGCTAGACATCATAGAATGCGTGTTCTTCGAGCTAAGAGAGCCAAGGGATTGGCGGCAATGAACAAAGAAAATGCATGTCAAACTCAACCCCCTGCTGATACTATATCTTCGCATTTCAGATTACCACTATCTTCTATTTCTCCAAATATTCCAAGTTCCACCATAACTGATCGAAATACACAGCAGAAAACTCACAATATATCAACATTGAATACATTGCCAAGTTCATTAGCAAAAAAACGCCCAAGAGTTGTTTCTGTAAAGAACATTAACAATTTAGGAGTTAACCTCAGAAGGAGATTTGATAACCAGTTTATGAGCGGTGCGACAGCATCTTCAAGCCATACACCTAATCCAGATTCCAGCACCAACGAACTTTTCCAAGATGACAGTGAAGGGGATGAAGGTTCCGGTAATTCTTCAGATG CCTGCAGTTCAGTTTCCAACTATTCAAACGACGAGCATGAAGTAGGTTTTGACACTGACATTGAAGAAGTAGATGTTCAAAGATCag GAGAATACTACGATTTAGGTGACCCATCATGTGAGTGTCAGCAATGTGGTGCAAATATGTGGTATATGGAGAGGAAAAACAAGTCTCGACATTCTGCTAATCCTAAGTTCTCAATGTGTTGTGGAGAAGGAAAGGTTCAAATACCTTTGTTGAGACAACCTCCACCCGTATTGCAGAGCCTGTTGTTTGAACAAAACGAAAGTGAATCAAAAAGATTCCAACAACAAATTCGTCTTTACAATATGATGTTCGCATTTACTTCTCCGGGTGCTAAAATGGATAACAGATTTAATAATGGTAGAGGTCCCCCTAACTATCGTATTCAAGGTCAAACATGTCATCGTATAGGCAGCATGTTACCTTTGCCAGGTGAAAAGGCCCGTTTTGCCCAACTATATATATTCGATACTGAACATGAAGTTCAGAATAGATTTGATATTTTCAG AAAAAGGGACGGAGTTGATATTAATATAGTTGAAAAGTTGTCTTCAATGTTATATGAACATAATGTTCATGCTCAGTCATTTAAGATGGCAAGGGATAGACTTTCTGAAGGAAATGTTGCAGATCTAAAACTCCGTCTCATTTCTGATCGTCAAAATGATGGAAGAATATATAATCAACCAACagtttcagaagttgctgctctcaTTGTTGGTGATGTTGATACTGCAGAAAAAAGGGATATTATAATGCAAAAACAATGTGGCCAACTTCAGAGAATAGATGAATATCACACTTCTTATTTGGGTTTTCAATATCCTTTACTTTTCCCTTACGGCGAAGATGGTTACAGACCAAACATACGGCATCGCAATAAAGGATCTACAACGGTCCGTAATGCAGAAACAACGACCACGGTATCGGAAATTGACGATGTTCCATGGGAGGATGCAACCAAGAGAAACAGACTTACAATCAGAGAGTGGTTCGCCTTTAGGATTCAGTCAAGAAAAAACGAGGCACAGACAATTCTCAGGTCAAGGAGGTTATTTCAACAGTTTTTGGTAGATGGTTTTACAATGATGGAATCTGAGAGACTTCGATGGTTAAGAAAGAATCAGTCAAAACTACGAGTAGGGAAGTATGATCATCTTGCAGATGCTAGGACAAATGGACATACACGTGGTGCAGCTACAGGGAAAAGAGTTGTCCTACCTTCGTCGTATGTTGGAAGCCGTAGATTTATGGATCAGTTATACTTCGATGGCATGGCAATTTGTAGTTATGTTGGATTTCCTGATTTATTTATTACATTCACATGTAATCCCAATTGGCCAGAAATACAACGCGTATTAAGTTCTACAAATCTGAAAGCGTCTGATCGTCCGGATCTCATAACAAGAATCTTCAAATTGAAATTTGATTCGTTACTGTCCGATTTGACTAAAAAGAGTATCATGGGAAAGGTTCTTGCGT ATATGTACACAATTGAGTTCCAAAAAAGAGGGTTGCCCCATGCGCACATATTAATTTTCCTTCATCCGTCGAGCAAGTACCCAACACCCGCTGACATTGATCGTATCATATCAGCAGAAATACCAAACAAAGACACCGACGAAGAGTTATATAACTTGGTCAAATCTCACATGATACACGGACCTTGCGGAAATGCTTTTCGTAATTCTACGTGTATGAAGGAGGGAAAATGTTCTAAATACTTCCCTAAAGATTTCAGACGTGATACGATCGTTGATCAAGATGGATATCCGGTGTATAGACGAAGGGACAACGGACACACAGTTTCTAAGAATGGAATTGAGATTGATAACAGATTTGTTGTTCCTTACAATTCAAAGTTATTGTTGAAGTACAGAGCTCATATTAATATGGAATGGTGCAATCAAAGCACATCCgtcaaatatttgtttaaatacaTCAACAAAGGATACGACAGAATAACTGCTGCAATTGTCATGAATGAAGATGGATCTGTTTCGCAACACGAAACCGTCGATGAAATAAAGCAGTATATTGACTGTAGGTACGTTTCTCCAAGTGAAGCTGCTTGGAGAATTTATGGTTTTTCCATTCATGGAAGAAAACCAGCTGTAGAAAGACTTCACTTTCATGGGGAGGGACAAAATTCTGTTTTTTATACTGATGTCAGTCCCATTACCAAAGTCCTTGATAAACCGAGCGTTACTGAGTCGATGTTTACTTCTTGGTTTGAAGCAAACAAGAAATACGACGAAGCGCGCCAACTAACGTATAGcaattttgtttcaaagtttGTATACGTTAAGAAAAAAAGAGAGTGGAAACCCAGACAAAAGGGATACACAATTGGAAGACTAATTTGGGTTCCTCCAACTACTGGGGAGTTGTACTATCTAAGGATGATGCTAACACATGTCAAAGGGCCGAAAAGCTACGATGAAATAAAGACAGTAAACAATGTTAGGTACGATACTTTCCGTGATGCATGTTTTGCTATGGGATTTATTGGGGATGATCGAGAATTCATAGCTGCAATAACAGAAGCATTTCATTGGGGTTCTGGACATTATTTGAGATTACTTTTTGTTCACATGTTATTGTCAAGTAGCATTAATAGGCCTAAGCATGTATGGAGTAAAACTCAACATCTGTTATCTGATGGAATTCTGTATTCTCAGCAAAGGATTGCAAACAACAGAG ATCTGCGTCTAACAAATGAAGAAATTCTCAATCTGacgttgattgaaattgaaaaactTCTTCAACGCAGTAGAAAGAGTTTAAGTGATTTTCCTGGAATGCCAAAACCACATGGTTACATAAATGAGGAGCttggaaataatttaatttacgaAGAGAGAAACTACGATCCTGCTGGACAACTTCAACAGTTTAATACGCTGTATAATAACCTCACAG ATGAACAAAGAGATGTGTTCAAACAAATCTTGACGGCTGTTGATACCCAGAACGGAGGGGTAttctttttgtatggatacggcgGTACAGGGAAAACATACATGTGGAGAACATTAGCTTCCTACATAAGATCAAGAAGACAAATATGCTTGACAGTTGCCTCTTCAGGTAttgcatcccttttgctccccgGTGGTCGAACGGCACATTCGAAATTTAAAATTCCGATCCCCACACTTGAATCTTCGACATGCGACATTAACAAAGGTAGTGACAGGGGTAACATGCTAAAACTTTCTAAATTGATAATTTGGGATGAAGCTCCCATGTGTCACAAATTTTGTTTTGAAGCTTTGGATAAAACACTCAGAGATATCATGGGTGGAACCAGGTCATCTGATAAAATATTTGGTGGGAAGGTAATTGTGTTTGGTGGGGATTTCAGACAGATTCTACCAGTTATTCCAAGAGGCAGCCGTTCAAATATAATTCATGCAACTATCAATTCATCATACATTTGGGATCATTGTAAGGTTTTGAAACTTACAAAAAACATGAGGCTTCAGCAATCTGGGACGACCATATCGGCATCCGAGTTAGAACGGTTTTCAAATTGGATATTAAAAGTTGGAGATGGAAAACTAGCAGAACCTAACGATGGCTATGCTGATATTGATATCCCAGCAGATATTTTGATATCTAATTTCGATGATCCCCTTCGAGCCATATTCGAAAACACTTATCCAAATTTTGAAGCTAAATTCAATAATGTAGCTTTTCTGCAGTCAAGGGCAATATTGGCTGGAACAATTGAGACAGTAGATGAAATAAATCACTATGTATtagacaatcttccag GGGATGAAAAAGAATACCTAAGCTCTGATTCAGTCGACACGCATGATGGTGATGGCAatgaatgttttgatgttttaacTCCTGAGTTTCTGAATGGACTGAGAACGTCGGGACTTCCTAATCATAGGATCAGATTGAAAGTAAATACTCCAATCATGCTGCTCAGGAATATTGATCAAGCAGAAGGCTTATGCAATGGAACACGTCTAATCGTTACAAGATTGGCTGATCATGTCATCGAAGCTAAAATCATTTCAGGCAAGAACATCGGCGGTATCATTTATATTGCCCGAATGGACATTACTCCAACGCAGACGCCATGGCCATTCAGGATGACACGAAGACAGTTTCCTATAACAGTCTGTTATGCTATGACTATTAATAAATCTCAAGGTCAGTCTTTGGATCATGTTGGCATATATTTACCGAGGAGCGTATTCAGCCATGGCCAGTTATATGTTGCAGTTTCAAGAGTAAAGAGCAGAAAAGGCCTTAAAATCTTGATCCATGATAAGGAGAAACTGCCATTGACCACCACAACAAATGTTGTCTTCAAAGAAGTGTTTGAAAATGTGTAG
- the LOC131596757 gene encoding replication protein A 70 kDa DNA-binding subunit C-like: MSRKFSPIKDVNDSKETWRLAVRVVDFWSVINSKGKEHLEMVIMDVSGDRIQVLIRSDHTPKWKARIRENMSCIINNGTVYENDFQWKLCDHDKKFVFIGGTTVKEVEIQNLPPKRFFFKDFNDILGGNCEMNRLEDIIGVVQEINNFQYNNSGKKSFVSLSLKDLKGVIVNCTLWESYGTKILDFYHDEKNSGAIVIILTHAMIKESQVSNGWSGSKLLINEDIPEITEYLSKLPSNEQTEKPSQSSKGMSLWSGASQFTPVESFVHKAKCISLSELCKVKQDMLCVTVGTTQRFFVSKHGWFYYGCTKCSLKASDVNNPYKCSCGQNVEHAIPRYRVDIYVVDGDSKFRFVFWDSDCADIIGKSADSIYKAMLEEGDDDPMIYPDDLDMLLGKKMAFRAKVQPTFGQASVWKLSYDEEFVKEIEKDYITDEGDSKSLNQNPVVDRVDESIESLSAYGENDPDKQVTNTPSKGSPVYLDAVDSELQAYGTTQLSGTKPAKKVKIESDA; this comes from the exons ATGAGCAGAAAGTTTTCCCCGATTAAGGATGTCAACGATTCAAAAGAAACATGGAGATTGGCCGTTCGAGTTGTTGATTTTTGGAGTGTTATCAACAGCAAGGGTAAGGAGCATCTGGAGATGGTTATAATGGACGTATCG GGTGATAGGATACAAGTTTTGATTCGTTCTGACCACACACCAAAATGGAAAGCACGAATACGCGAAAACATGTCTTGCATAATCAACAATGGAACTGTTTATGAAAACGATTTTCAGTGGAAGCTTTGTGATCACGACAAGAAATTTGTGTTTATTGGTGGTACAACTGTTAAGGAAGTTGAAATTCAGAACCTTCCTCCcaaaagattttttttcaaaGACTTTAATGATATTCTTGGAGGAAATTGTGAGATGAACCGACTTGAAG ATATCATTGGTGTGGTTCAAGAAATCAACAATTTTCAATACAACAATTCTGGAAAAAAATCATTTGTTTCATTGAGTCttaaagacttgaa AGGAGTCATTGTTAACTGCACATTATGGGAGAGTTACGGAACAAAAATTTTGGACTTCTACCACGACGAAAAAAACAGTGGTGCTATTGTAATAATACTAACTCATGCAATGATAAAGGAATCACAAG TCTCAAATGGATGGAGTGGATCTAAGTTGCTTATTAACGAAGACATTCCAGAGATAACTGAGTATTTATCAAA GTTACCGTCAAATGAGCAGACTGAAAAGCCTTCGCAGTCTTCGAAGGGAATGTCTCTTTGGTCTGGTGCCTCTCAATTCACCCCAGTCGAAAGTTTCGTTCATAAGGCCAAGTGTATTTCTCTCAGTGAACTTTGCAAGGTGAAACAG GACATGTTATGCGTTACTGTTGGAACAACTCAAAGATTTTTTGTCTCAAAACACGGTTGGTTTTATTATGGGTGTACTAAATGTTCTTTAAAGGCATCTGATGTGAACAATCCATACAAATGTTCATGTGGACAGAATGTAGAACATGCCATACCAAG GTATCGAGTTGACATATATGTAGTTGATGGTGATTCCAAATTTCGCTTTGTGTTTTGGGACTCTGACTGTGCCGACATTATTGGAAAGTCTGCTGATAGTATTTATAAAGCAATGCTTGAG GAAGGTGACGACGACCCAATGATATATCCAGATGATCTTGACATGCTACTTGGTAAAAAGATGGCGTTTAGGGCTAAAGTTCAGCCAACATTTGGCCAAGCATCTGTTTGGAAACTTTCCTATGATGAAGAGTTTGTAAAGGAAATTGAGAAAGATTATATTACTGATGAA GGAGATAGCAAATCTTTAAACCAAAACCCAGTTGTTGATCGTGTTGATGAATCCATT GAGTCGTTGTCAGCATATGGAGAAAATGATCCTGATAAACAAGTGACCAATACTCCATCCAAAGGAAGTCCTGTTTATCTTGATGCTGTAGATTCTGAATTACAAGCGTATGGTACTACCCAGCTCTCAGGAACCAAGCCTGCAAAGAAAGTTAAGATTGAATCTGATGCATGA